Sequence from the Kineosporia succinea genome:
CCCCTCCGGGTTTCCGCGGTTGCACTGTGTCGCATTCCTCACAGGAAACTCCCATGCAACACATAAGGTGGTGTTGACGTCAGGTGGGGTGGAGGGGCGCACCCGTTCCTCCGCCGACCTCGTCGTACGACCCATCGACGCTGACCGCCGACCGGAGGGCCGCCCGCGCCATGCCAGACTCGCAGACCCTTTTCATCGCGATCGGCGTGACCGGGTTCCTGATCCTCCTGCTGAGCCTGGTGCTCGGCGAGATCGGTGGGCACGACGGCGATTTCGGGCACGGCGGCGACCTCGACCACTCCGGCGACCTCGGGCACGGCGTCTCGGTGGAACCGGGTGCGGACGAAGTGGGCACCGTCCCCGAGGGTTCGGCCGACCTCGACGCCCCCACCTGGTTCAGCATCCGCGTCCTGGCCGTCTCCCTGGTCGGTTTCGGGGCGGCCGGGTACGTCGCGGCCTTCTCCGGTGTGCCCGGGCTGCTCTCCTGGCCGCTGGCCGGCGCCGGATTCCTGGCCGTGGGCGCGGCAACTCACCGCTTCATCCTGAAACCCCTGGCGCGCCAGCAGTACAACTCGATGAGCAGCCGCTACGGCTTCGTCGGGCGCACCGGCGTGGTGACGCTCGACATCCTCCCGCACGGCACCGGGCAGGTCACGTTCAACGACCGCGCCGGGGCCCGCATCACCCAGACGGCGTCGTCCGACCACGGCGAGGGCGTGCCCAAGGGCACTCCCGTCACCATCGTGGACCTGAAGGACGGCGGTGTGGTCGTGCACCGCAGCGCCTTCTCCGACTGACGCTCCCCCACCGAACCCGTCCCCCAACCGCAAGGAACTACCGATGACCGGTGTGTCCCCTGTCGTGATCGCCGTCGCCGCGGTGATCGTCGCCTTCCTGCTCGTGGCGGTGCTCTACGCCAAGAACTACGTGAAGGTCCCGCCCAACATGGTCGCCGTCTTCACCGGCCGCGGCCGGCCGAAGATCGTGCGCGGTGGCGCCCGGTTCCGGGTGCCGGTGCTCGAGCGCGTCGACTTCATGAGCCTGGAACCGTTCAACATCCAGGTCTCGGTGGGGTCCGCCATCTCCAGCAACGGCGTCGGTATCGCCGTGGACGTCGTGTCCCTGGTGCGTTTCGGCTCCACCGACGAGGCGATCGAGACCGGTACGCAGCGCTTCCTCACCGCCAACCGCGAGGAACTGCGTCACCAGCTCACCGAGATCATCGCCGGTAACATGCGCGCGATCTGCGCCAAGATGACCGTGGAAGACCTCAACAGCAACCGCGACCAGCTCACCCGCTCGGTGGCCGAGGAGGCCGGCGCCGCCCTGGCCTCGATCGGCATGGAGCTCGACGTGCTGACCGTGCAGGACGTGCGCGACAAGAACGGCTACATCGAGTCGCTGGGCCGCAAGCGCATCGCCGAGGTGCGCCGGGACGCCGAGGTCGGCGAGGCCCAGGCCCGCCGGGACGCCCGCATCGCCGCTGCCGAGGCCGACCAGCAGGGCCGCACCGCCGAGGCCAAGTCGTCCGAGGCGATCGCCGAGGCGCAGCGCGCGCTCTCGATGAAGCAGGCCGAGATCGACACCGAGGTCAACGCCGCCCAGGCGCGCGCCGCGCAGGCCGGCCCGCTGGCCGAGGCGGAGGCCCAGCGCGCCGTCGTGCTGGCCGCCGTCGACACCGAACGCCAGCGCACCGAGCGGCAGATCGCGGTCGAGGAGCAGCGTGCGGCCCAGCGCCGGCAGGCCCTGGAGGCCGACGTCATCGCCCCGGCCGAGGCCGAGCGCGAGGCGGCCGCCCGCCGCGCCGAGGGGCAGAAGGCCGTCACCATCGCGAACGCCGAGGCCGAGGCCCGTCGCCGCGAGCTCGCCGGTGAGGCCGACCTGAAGGCCCGTACCGCCGGTGCCTCCGCCTTCCAGCGTGAGGGCCAGGCCCAGGCCGACGTGGAGAAGGCCAAGCTGCTCGCGGCCGCCGAGGGTCAGCGCGCCACGCTGCTCGCCGAGGCCGAGGGTCAGAAGGAGCTCGCCGCCGCCCTGAGCGCATTCAACGACGAGGCCGCCCGCCTGCGTGTGCTGCCCGACCTGATCGCGGTGCTGCCGCAGCTGGCCCGTGAGGTCGCCGCCCCGATGGGCAACATCAGCAACCTGACGGTGCTGAGCAACGGGGGTGACGGCCCCAACGACGCACTCAGCAAGGTCGCCGGCTCGGTGCCCGCGCTGCTGCTGCAGGTGCTCGAGACCGCCAAGGCCGGTGGCCTCGACCTGGGCGCACTGCTCGGCGGCAACACCGACCCGCTGGAGCCGCGCCACTCGGCCGGCGCCACGACCTCGACGCACTCCGCCTCATCGCGTCACTCGGCCAACCCGTCCAGCCCGTCCAACCCGGCCAACCCGGCGGCCCCGGCCCCGGCAGCGGCTCCGGTGAACGACACCCGTCAGGCCTGATCTCCGCCCGAGCAGAGACACCCCCTATACCGTTTGGGTATAGGGGGTGTCTCTGCTCCTGGCCACACACGGATCGGCCTGAGCCGCCACACCGACCCACAGCGCCTATAGCGCCTATAGCGCCTATAGCGCCTATAGCGCCAACCCGCGTCACGCCCGACCGGTCACGCCCTGACCACTACGACCGGTCACGCCCTGGCCACCCGGTCCGGGCCGCCACAACCCCGCATCACCATGTCCGCGTCACCAAGGCCCGCGTCACCTGGCCCACGCCACCCAGGCCCACGCCACCCAGGCCCACGCCACCCAGGGCCACGTCACCGTGCCTCAGCCACCGCTTCCCCGCGACGGGCGCCGGGCGCCGGTGCCCGGCGCATCCTCGCGGCCTTGTCCCGGGTGTCACGTCAGCGCGCCTCAGCCACCGCTCCCCTGCACCGGGCACCGGGCACCGGGCACCGGGCACCGGGCACCGGGCACCGGGCACCGGGCACCGGGCACCGGGCACCGGGCCATCCTCGCGGCCTCGTGCCGGGCGTCACGTCAGCGCGCTGATCCCCGTCACGGCCCGGCCCACGATCAGCGTGTTGATCTCGCGCGTGCCCTCGTAGGAGTACAGGGCCTCGGCGTCGGCCACGAACCGGCCGATGTCGTGCTCCAGCAGGATCCCGTTGCCCGCGAGCAGTTCTCGGGCCCAGCCCACGCTCTCGCGCATCCGGGTGGTGCAGTAGGCCTTGGCCAGGGCCGAGTGCTCGTCGCGGAACGTGCCCTCTTCCTGCAGCTGGGCCAGGCGCACCACCATGCCGAGGCAGACCGTGGTGTTGCCGAGCATCCGCACCAGCAGGTCCTGCACCAGCTGGAAACCTGCGATCGGACGGCCGAACTGCTCCCGCGAGCGCGCGTAATCGAGCGCGATCTCGTAGGCGGCCATCATCACGCCGACCGCCTCCCAGGCCACGCCGCTGCGGGTGCGGCGCAGCACGCCGGCCGTGTCCCGGAACGATCCCGCGCCCGCCAGCCGGTTGGCCTCGGGCACCCGGCAGCCCTCGAGCGTGATGTCGGCGTTCTCCACCATGCGCAGGGCGATCTTGCCCTCGATCTTGGTCGCGGAGAAACCGGGTGTGCCCTTCTCCACCACGAAACCCTTGACCTTGCCGTCGGACTCGTCCCGCGCCCAGACCACGACCAGGTCGGCGAAGGTGGCGTTGCCGATCCAGCGCTTGGCCCCGTCGAGCACCCACTCCTCACCCTCGCGACGGGCCGTGGTGGTCATGCCCGCCGCGATGTCCGACCCGCTGCCCGGCTCGGTCAGCGCGAACGCCCCGATCTTCTCCATCCGGGCCATCGCCGGCAGCCAGCGTTCCTTCTGCTCGGGCGAGGCGCAGGCGGTGATGCTGCCCATCGCCAGCCCGGTGTGCACGCCGAAGAACGTGGCGACGGACGCGTCGGCCCGGGCCAGCTCGAGCGCCAGGAATCCGTTGAGGAGACTGCGTTGTGAGCCACCCGCGTCCGGGTTCGCCAGCCCGGCGATGTCCAGGTCGGCGAAACCCTTGACCAGCTGGTGCGGGAACTCGGCACGGGCCCAGTACTCGTTGGCGATCGGCCGCACCTCGGCGTCGAGAAAGGCCCGCACCCGGTCCAGGACCTTGCGGTCGTCCGCCCCCAGCAGGGACTCGAACTGGTACAGATCGCCGGTCAGTAGCTCGGACATACGCACTCCTTCGTCGCCGTCACCCTCCGACCACCCTGGGCCAGCCCGGCACCGGCCGCACCTCGACGAGGCGGCGAATCACCCGAAACCCCCTGTTCCGTCGCACTTCATCCCCCCAGCGGAGTGTCGTCCAGGTGTTTCCGCAGCTCCACCAGCGAGTCGTGCACCGAGACCGCGCCGGCGTCGAGCAGCTCGTCCACCGCGAAACCGCCCGTGCGCACCGCGACGGCGGGCAGACCCGCCCGGCCGGCCGCGATCGCGTCCCAGGTCGAGTCGCCCACCATGACCCCCTGCGAGCCACCGGCTTTCGCCAGGGCCACCTGCACCAGGTCGGGCGCGGGCTTGCTCTCGTCGGCGTCCTCGGAGGTGGTCCAGGCCTCGGCCAGTGAGCGGCCGTCGATCAGGTCGAGGAAGTGCTCCACGTGCCGGGCCTTGCCGGAACTGGCCAGCACCAGCCGGAATCCGCGGCCCTTCACCTCTTCCAGCAGCTCGCGAGCACCCTCGAACGGGCGGATCTCGTC
This genomic interval carries:
- a CDS encoding NfeD family protein; amino-acid sequence: MPDSQTLFIAIGVTGFLILLLSLVLGEIGGHDGDFGHGGDLDHSGDLGHGVSVEPGADEVGTVPEGSADLDAPTWFSIRVLAVSLVGFGAAGYVAAFSGVPGLLSWPLAGAGFLAVGAATHRFILKPLARQQYNSMSSRYGFVGRTGVVTLDILPHGTGQVTFNDRAGARITQTASSDHGEGVPKGTPVTIVDLKDGGVVVHRSAFSD
- a CDS encoding flotillin family protein — encoded protein: MTGVSPVVIAVAAVIVAFLLVAVLYAKNYVKVPPNMVAVFTGRGRPKIVRGGARFRVPVLERVDFMSLEPFNIQVSVGSAISSNGVGIAVDVVSLVRFGSTDEAIETGTQRFLTANREELRHQLTEIIAGNMRAICAKMTVEDLNSNRDQLTRSVAEEAGAALASIGMELDVLTVQDVRDKNGYIESLGRKRIAEVRRDAEVGEAQARRDARIAAAEADQQGRTAEAKSSEAIAEAQRALSMKQAEIDTEVNAAQARAAQAGPLAEAEAQRAVVLAAVDTERQRTERQIAVEEQRAAQRRQALEADVIAPAEAEREAAARRAEGQKAVTIANAEAEARRRELAGEADLKARTAGASAFQREGQAQADVEKAKLLAAAEGQRATLLAEAEGQKELAAALSAFNDEAARLRVLPDLIAVLPQLAREVAAPMGNISNLTVLSNGGDGPNDALSKVAGSVPALLLQVLETAKAGGLDLGALLGGNTDPLEPRHSAGATTSTHSASSRHSANPSSPSNPANPAAPAPAAAPVNDTRQA
- a CDS encoding acyl-CoA dehydrogenase family protein is translated as MSELLTGDLYQFESLLGADDRKVLDRVRAFLDAEVRPIANEYWARAEFPHQLVKGFADLDIAGLANPDAGGSQRSLLNGFLALELARADASVATFFGVHTGLAMGSITACASPEQKERWLPAMARMEKIGAFALTEPGSGSDIAAGMTTTARREGEEWVLDGAKRWIGNATFADLVVVWARDESDGKVKGFVVEKGTPGFSATKIEGKIALRMVENADITLEGCRVPEANRLAGAGSFRDTAGVLRRTRSGVAWEAVGVMMAAYEIALDYARSREQFGRPIAGFQLVQDLLVRMLGNTTVCLGMVVRLAQLQEEGTFRDEHSALAKAYCTTRMRESVGWARELLAGNGILLEHDIGRFVADAEALYSYEGTREINTLIVGRAVTGISALT
- a CDS encoding HAD family hydrolase, producing MADTAIFDVDGTLVDTNYQHALAWYRAFRRHDITLPVWRLHRAIGMGGDKLVAAVAGDDVEKRLGDDLRDAWESEFEPLIDEIRPFEGARELLEEVKGRGFRLVLASSGKARHVEHFLDLIDGRSLAEAWTTSEDADESKPAPDLVQVALAKAGGSQGVMVGDSTWDAIAAGRAGLPAVAVRTGGFAVDELLDAGAVSVHDSLVELRKHLDDTPLGG